Proteins encoded within one genomic window of Geotalea daltonii FRC-32:
- a CDS encoding phenylacetate--CoA ligase family protein, giving the protein MIWNHVETSSRNEMKSIQLGRLQQTVSRVYDNNPVYRKRLDENGVKPAQIKTLDDIRRLPFTVKDDIRDNYPFNLFTAKQEDVVEYHATSGTTGKPIIVGYTRNDLDTWSEVMARCLTSAGITKNDVLQNIYGYGLFTGGLGAHYGGIKIGAAVIPISGGNTQKQIMLMQDFGTTALTVTPSFLMHVQEVGTEMGIDFRKLKLRTAVLGAEFWTDSMRGKIQEDFGIKACDIYGLSEIIGPGVACECHEARNGLHINEDYFYPEIINPETGEVLPLGEEGELVFTTIANEGQPLFRYRTRDLTSLSQESCACGRTLVKMKKLVGRTDDLLIIRGVNFFPSQIESIILKHPGVTPHYLVVVERNGALDEVEVRIEVTDQHAYKYVAETMTVSQNQRVSDDRATRDIVKNLVRDIKDVVGITVKVTLMPPGTIPRSEGKAKRFIDNRPK; this is encoded by the coding sequence ATGATCTGGAACCATGTTGAGACCAGCAGTCGTAACGAAATGAAGAGTATTCAGCTGGGGCGGCTGCAGCAAACTGTCAGCCGTGTCTATGACAATAATCCGGTTTACCGGAAAAGACTCGACGAAAACGGAGTGAAACCCGCCCAGATCAAAACCCTGGACGATATCAGGAGACTCCCTTTTACCGTCAAGGATGATATCCGCGACAACTACCCATTCAACCTCTTCACCGCCAAACAGGAGGACGTTGTCGAATACCATGCCACTTCGGGAACCACCGGCAAACCGATCATTGTCGGCTACACCCGCAATGATCTGGATACCTGGTCCGAAGTCATGGCCCGCTGCCTGACAAGTGCCGGTATAACCAAGAACGATGTCCTGCAGAATATCTATGGTTACGGCCTTTTTACCGGCGGACTGGGAGCCCATTACGGAGGCATCAAGATCGGAGCTGCCGTCATACCCATCTCCGGTGGCAACACCCAAAAGCAGATCATGCTCATGCAGGATTTCGGCACCACCGCCTTGACGGTTACCCCCTCCTTTCTCATGCATGTCCAGGAAGTGGGAACCGAGATGGGAATTGATTTCAGAAAGCTCAAGCTGCGTACCGCCGTCTTGGGGGCTGAATTCTGGACCGACTCCATGCGCGGCAAGATTCAGGAGGATTTCGGCATCAAGGCCTGTGATATTTACGGGCTGTCCGAGATCATCGGGCCGGGTGTGGCCTGCGAATGTCACGAAGCCCGCAACGGTCTTCATATCAATGAGGATTATTTCTACCCCGAAATCATTAACCCGGAGACCGGGGAAGTGTTGCCCCTGGGCGAAGAGGGGGAGCTGGTCTTCACTACCATCGCCAATGAGGGACAGCCCCTCTTTCGCTACCGGACCCGCGACCTGACGAGCCTCAGCCAGGAGTCTTGTGCCTGTGGCCGTACCCTGGTCAAGATGAAAAAGCTGGTCGGCCGCACCGACGACCTGTTGATTATCCGGGGGGTCAACTTTTTCCCGTCCCAGATAGAATCGATAATCCTCAAGCACCCTGGTGTCACCCCCCATTACCTGGTTGTCGTTGAGCGTAATGGGGCTCTGGACGAGGTTGAAGTCAGGATCGAGGTAACGGACCAGCATGCCTACAAGTATGTGGCGGAGACCATGACGGTCAGCCAAAACCAGCGGGTCAGCGACGACCGGGCAACCCGGGATATCGTCAAAAATCTGGTGCGGGACATCAAGGACGTGGTCGGCATCACCGTCAAGGTTACCCTGATGCCTCCCGGAACCATCCCGCGCAGTGAAGGCAAAGCCAAGCGGTTCATAGACAACAGACCGAAATGA
- a CDS encoding 3-hydroxyacyl-CoA dehydrogenase family protein, protein MKLEDIKTVGMAGAGSMGAGIAQIAAMAGLQVKVVDMSEEVWGRAKKTIVKSLERVVKKGTITEKEMEETLGRISFSTDVASLKDVPFIFEAVFEDINVKKELFAKLDAVCGDDTIYATNTSSISITEMAALVKNPANFIGMHFFNPVPVMKLVEVIPALQTAPATKDLALEMAKKIGKTAITCKDTPGFVVNRLFVPYIIDAVRLLEEGVASAEDIDTAMKLGCNMPMGPLEFQDFAGVDIGYHVINIFHEYMKQERFAAPGLLRNMIKAGYVGRKAGKGFYDYSEEK, encoded by the coding sequence ATGAAACTTGAAGATATCAAAACAGTAGGTATGGCAGGAGCAGGGAGCATGGGGGCCGGCATTGCCCAGATTGCCGCCATGGCCGGTCTGCAGGTGAAAGTGGTGGATATGAGCGAAGAGGTCTGGGGACGGGCGAAGAAGACTATCGTCAAGAGCCTGGAGCGGGTGGTGAAGAAGGGGACCATCACCGAGAAGGAGATGGAGGAGACCCTGGGAAGGATCAGCTTCTCCACCGACGTGGCGAGCCTCAAAGACGTACCTTTCATCTTCGAGGCGGTCTTCGAGGATATCAATGTCAAAAAGGAACTGTTCGCTAAACTGGATGCCGTCTGCGGCGACGATACCATCTACGCCACCAATACCTCTTCCATCTCCATCACCGAAATGGCGGCCCTGGTGAAGAACCCGGCCAACTTCATCGGCATGCACTTCTTCAACCCGGTGCCGGTGATGAAACTGGTGGAGGTGATCCCGGCCCTGCAGACCGCACCCGCCACCAAAGATCTCGCCCTGGAGATGGCGAAAAAGATCGGCAAGACTGCCATCACCTGCAAGGACACCCCCGGCTTCGTCGTCAACCGTTTGTTTGTCCCCTACATCATCGACGCGGTGCGGCTCCTTGAGGAAGGGGTGGCATCGGCAGAGGACATCGACACCGCCATGAAGCTCGGCTGCAACATGCCCATGGGGCCGTTGGAGTTCCAGGATTTCGCGGGGGTGGACATCGGCTACCACGTCATCAACATCTTCCACGAATACATGAAGCAGGAGCGCTTCGCCGCTCCCGGCCTTTTGCGGAACATGATCAAGGCGGGCTATGTGGGACGCAAGGCGGGTAAAGGCTTCTACGATTATTCTGAAGAAAAATGA
- a CDS encoding enoyl-CoA hydratase/isomerase family protein → MSYEFITLKKDDRVLTISLNRPPTNPLNGVFGQELFKAFSEAEQMEDITVVIITSALEKAFIAGADIKEMAAQDAAEAEQFSKLLQGANNILNRMKKIVIAAINGHALGGGCELALACDYRLMTSGKALIGLPEAGLGIIPGAGGTQRLPRLVGLSKALDILLRGRTMSPQEALAIGLVDKLIEPENFQAEVMQFAQELAAGAGKALGYIKAAVYEGIDFPLEQALAVERKYSAENSKTHDAKEGLTAFVEKRRPEFKNE, encoded by the coding sequence ATGTCTTACGAATTCATAACCCTGAAAAAGGACGACCGCGTCCTGACCATCAGCCTCAACCGTCCCCCCACCAATCCCTTGAACGGCGTGTTCGGTCAGGAGCTGTTCAAGGCCTTCAGCGAAGCCGAGCAGATGGAAGATATTACCGTGGTCATCATCACCAGCGCCCTGGAAAAGGCCTTCATCGCCGGGGCCGATATAAAGGAGATGGCGGCCCAGGATGCCGCCGAAGCGGAACAGTTCTCCAAGCTCCTGCAGGGTGCCAACAATATCCTCAACCGCATGAAGAAGATCGTCATCGCCGCCATCAACGGCCATGCCCTGGGTGGGGGCTGCGAACTGGCCCTGGCCTGCGACTACCGACTGATGACCTCGGGCAAAGCGCTGATCGGCCTGCCTGAGGCAGGGCTCGGCATCATCCCCGGCGCCGGTGGCACCCAGCGGCTGCCGCGACTGGTGGGGCTGTCCAAGGCCCTGGACATTCTGCTGCGCGGCAGGACCATGAGCCCCCAGGAAGCTTTGGCAATAGGCCTGGTGGACAAGCTGATCGAGCCGGAGAACTTCCAGGCGGAAGTGATGCAGTTCGCCCAGGAACTGGCCGCAGGAGCGGGCAAGGCCCTGGGTTACATCAAGGCTGCGGTTTATGAGGGGATAGACTTTCCCCTGGAGCAGGCCCTGGCCGTGGAGCGCAAATATTCGGCGGAAAACAGCAAGACCCACGATGCCAAGGAAGGGCTGACCGCTTTTGTGGAGAAGAGAAGGCCGGAGTTCAAGAACGAATAA
- a CDS encoding thiolase family protein: MLQKAYIPYRGYYSTPFAKWQGTLANENAIVLGAATSKRFFESKGWDPKTIDYVLVGSTVYQKQWFYSGPWAAALMGAEASPGILVSQACSTSTFAIYQAGMGVETGLFNHSWCLMADRLSNGPHAVWPNPNGPGGQQLAEDWVMDNFGRDPWAGGAMIQTAENVAKEYGVSREECDAVTLRRQEQYLDALARDREFQQRYMFPAEVQISKKKSILLEADEGITTSTREGLATLKPVLPDGVHTFGAQTHPADGNAGICVTTREKAKELSTNPGIEIQVVSFGYARTKKAHMAAAVAPSAQMALDQAGIKVKDLGAVKTHNPFAANDIVMAKVMGLDLNNMNNYGSSLIFGHPQAATGARLMIEGIEELAVKGGGYLLFSGCAAGDTAASVVLKVS, from the coding sequence ATGTTGCAAAAAGCCTATATCCCCTACCGCGGTTACTACAGCACCCCCTTCGCCAAGTGGCAGGGAACCCTGGCCAACGAAAACGCCATCGTTCTCGGAGCCGCCACCTCGAAGCGATTTTTCGAGAGCAAGGGGTGGGACCCGAAGACCATCGACTATGTCCTGGTCGGCAGCACCGTCTACCAGAAACAGTGGTTCTACTCAGGCCCTTGGGCCGCTGCCCTGATGGGGGCGGAGGCTTCCCCCGGCATCCTCGTCAGCCAGGCCTGCTCCACCTCCACCTTCGCTATTTACCAGGCGGGCATGGGGGTAGAAACCGGCTTGTTCAATCACAGCTGGTGCCTCATGGCGGACCGGCTCTCTAACGGTCCCCATGCCGTCTGGCCCAATCCCAACGGTCCCGGCGGACAGCAGCTTGCCGAGGACTGGGTCATGGACAACTTCGGCAGGGATCCCTGGGCCGGGGGAGCCATGATCCAGACGGCGGAAAACGTGGCCAAAGAGTACGGTGTCAGCCGCGAAGAATGCGATGCCGTCACCCTGCGGCGGCAGGAGCAGTATCTGGATGCCCTGGCCAGGGATCGGGAGTTCCAGCAACGCTACATGTTTCCCGCGGAGGTACAGATCTCCAAAAAGAAATCGATTCTCCTGGAAGCCGATGAAGGGATAACTACCAGCACCAGGGAAGGGCTGGCCACACTCAAGCCGGTGCTTCCCGATGGAGTGCATACCTTCGGCGCCCAGACCCATCCCGCCGATGGCAATGCCGGTATCTGCGTCACCACCCGGGAGAAGGCAAAGGAACTGAGCACCAACCCCGGCATCGAGATCCAGGTGGTCTCTTTCGGCTACGCCCGCACCAAAAAGGCGCACATGGCGGCAGCCGTCGCTCCCTCAGCCCAGATGGCGCTGGATCAAGCAGGCATCAAGGTCAAAGACCTGGGGGCCGTCAAGACCCACAATCCCTTCGCCGCCAACGACATCGTCATGGCTAAGGTCATGGGGCTGGATCTGAACAACATGAACAACTACGGCTCCTCCCTGATCTTCGGCCATCCCCAGGCAGCAACGGGGGCTCGATTGATGATCGAAGGGATCGAGGAACTGGCAGTCAAGGGTGGAGGGTATCTCCTTTTCTCCGGCTGCGCCGCCGGGGATACCGCTGCATCGGTTGTGCTGAAGGTGAGCTGA
- a CDS encoding acetate--CoA ligase family protein, translating to MLDSLFKPRAVAIVGASTKELSIGNVIIRNLQKYGYKGEIYPLNPTAPEVCGIKAYKTLEEIPGEVDLAHVIIPSKFVPQTIEDCGRKGIKAVIINSAGFSELGEEGARLQEDFLRRGKEYGVRVFGPNCQGIINSDPELKAYCNFTFTYPEPGYVSVVALSGGVGALIMQALADLGVGQRLYASNGNACDISIPEIVRYYGADEGTKAVILYTEGFSDPKAFLEAAHQVTAKKPILAMKAGRTEQGAKAASSHTGSLAGVDIATELIFEKTGILSFTDEGEMARAAMAFATQPIPKGNRVGIITNTGGPAVIATDVLVSCGLDVPKLSERSIERLKESQFPEAALENPIDVVATAGGPQFRGALDVLLHEEGVDSIFINFVTAPFTDTHEVARQIVEVSRLGKKPIVCNFMTDLSQERYQITRDILKKGGVPFYANPSDAAKAMGALTRYGRLKQRDIGKPQTFANVDAAKARAIVEEARQAGRSVLSATDVYTIFEAYGIPVAGWGVTVNTAEAVAAADRIGYPVVVKVDCEAIDHKSDMGGVAVNLKDAASVQATVEDMQRRLGHFGTLKFFVQKFLPGGRELIIGATAERGLGHLVMFGLGGIYVEVLKDVSFKIAPVTQVEAEEMLSSLRTAALLNGVRGEKGINREAVMNIIQRASQLLGDLPMIQEMDMNPLMAFADGAFAVDGRIRI from the coding sequence ATGCTGGATTCACTTTTCAAACCACGGGCCGTCGCCATTGTCGGCGCTTCCACCAAGGAGCTCTCCATCGGCAACGTCATCATCCGCAACCTGCAGAAGTACGGCTACAAGGGAGAGATCTATCCCCTGAACCCAACTGCACCGGAGGTGTGCGGCATCAAGGCCTACAAAACCCTGGAGGAGATCCCGGGAGAGGTGGATTTAGCCCACGTGATCATTCCCAGTAAATTCGTGCCGCAGACCATCGAGGATTGCGGCAGGAAAGGAATCAAGGCGGTCATCATCAACTCTGCCGGCTTCAGCGAGCTGGGTGAGGAGGGAGCACGCCTCCAGGAGGATTTCCTGCGCCGGGGCAAGGAGTATGGGGTGCGGGTATTCGGTCCCAACTGCCAGGGAATCATCAACTCCGATCCCGAACTGAAGGCGTACTGCAACTTCACCTTTACCTATCCCGAGCCCGGCTATGTCTCAGTGGTGGCCTTGAGTGGGGGTGTCGGCGCCCTGATCATGCAGGCCCTGGCGGATCTGGGGGTCGGCCAGCGTCTCTATGCCTCCAACGGCAATGCCTGCGATATTTCCATCCCCGAGATCGTCCGCTATTACGGCGCAGACGAGGGGACCAAGGCAGTGATCCTCTATACGGAAGGATTCTCCGACCCAAAAGCATTCCTTGAGGCTGCCCATCAAGTAACCGCAAAAAAACCGATTCTGGCCATGAAGGCAGGGCGCACCGAACAGGGCGCCAAGGCGGCCTCCTCCCATACCGGCTCCCTGGCCGGGGTGGACATAGCGACCGAACTGATTTTCGAGAAGACCGGCATCCTCTCCTTCACCGACGAGGGGGAGATGGCGCGGGCTGCCATGGCCTTCGCCACCCAGCCCATTCCCAAGGGAAACCGGGTCGGCATCATCACCAACACCGGCGGGCCGGCGGTCATCGCCACCGACGTGCTCGTCTCCTGCGGGCTGGACGTGCCGAAGCTCTCGGAAAGATCCATCGAGCGCCTGAAGGAAAGCCAGTTTCCCGAGGCCGCACTGGAAAACCCCATCGATGTTGTTGCCACCGCCGGCGGTCCCCAGTTCCGCGGCGCCCTTGACGTGCTCCTCCATGAGGAAGGAGTGGACAGCATTTTCATAAATTTCGTCACCGCCCCCTTCACCGACACCCACGAGGTGGCCCGGCAGATCGTCGAAGTCAGCAGGCTGGGCAAAAAGCCGATCGTTTGCAACTTCATGACCGACCTGAGCCAGGAACGGTACCAAATCACCCGGGATATTCTCAAAAAGGGAGGGGTCCCCTTCTATGCCAATCCCAGCGACGCCGCCAAGGCCATGGGCGCCCTGACCAGGTACGGCCGGCTGAAGCAGCGTGACATCGGCAAACCGCAGACGTTCGCCAATGTGGATGCGGCAAAGGCCCGGGCCATCGTCGAAGAGGCCCGCCAGGCCGGACGGAGTGTCCTTTCAGCCACCGATGTCTACACCATCTTCGAGGCCTACGGCATACCGGTGGCGGGCTGGGGCGTCACGGTAAACACAGCCGAAGCGGTTGCCGCCGCAGACCGGATCGGCTACCCGGTGGTGGTCAAGGTGGACTGCGAGGCAATCGACCATAAGAGCGACATGGGGGGAGTGGCCGTCAATCTCAAGGACGCCGCCTCGGTGCAGGCGACGGTCGAGGATATGCAGCGCCGCCTGGGTCACTTCGGCACGCTTAAGTTCTTCGTGCAGAAATTCCTTCCCGGCGGCAGGGAACTGATCATCGGCGCCACCGCCGAACGGGGATTGGGGCACCTGGTGATGTTCGGCCTGGGTGGGATTTACGTGGAGGTACTCAAGGATGTTTCTTTCAAGATTGCCCCGGTGACACAGGTCGAAGCGGAGGAGATGCTCTCCTCACTCCGAACTGCAGCGCTGCTGAACGGTGTTCGCGGTGAGAAGGGGATCAATAGGGAAGCGGTAATGAACATCATCCAGCGCGCCTCCCAACTGCTCGGCGATCTGCCCATGATCCAGGAGATGGACATGAATCCGCTGATGGCTTTCGCAGACGGCGCCTTTGCCGTGGACGGCAGGATCAGGATCTAA
- a CDS encoding 2-hydroxyacyl-CoA dehydratase subunit D: MAEESKTVRKKIQATDLMNKIMADYFFGLNESATTGKQKVAWCTSVGPAELLRAMGFAVHFPENHAAMLGATRLATDLIPEATAIGYSPDICSYLTSDIGAYLKGFTPLAKAYPGIESVPKPDVLVYNTNQCRDVQDWFAWYAREFKVPCIGITSPKNVNEVTAAHINDVAGQIEALIPILEQITGTRLDMARLRETVALSRECTQLWKEVLETATASPAPLTFFDGTIHMGPAVVLRGTQEAVGYYQVLLAELRQRISAGVGAVEGEAFRIYWDGMPIWGRLRQHSELFSGLGTGVVASTYCSSWIFPAFDDSDPLRSMAKAYLELFIVRSDTYKEGYIKAMLNKFAIDGIIYHDAKTCPYNSNSRYGLHQRLERETGIPHLVISGDLNDMRCVSDEQTKTNVEAFIEQLEEGN, encoded by the coding sequence ATGGCTGAAGAGAGCAAGACAGTGAGAAAAAAGATCCAGGCCACCGACCTGATGAACAAAATCATGGCTGACTATTTCTTCGGCTTGAATGAATCCGCCACCACCGGAAAGCAGAAGGTTGCCTGGTGCACCAGTGTAGGTCCGGCGGAACTGCTGCGGGCCATGGGCTTTGCCGTGCATTTTCCGGAGAATCATGCCGCCATGCTCGGGGCGACGCGGCTGGCAACGGACCTGATACCGGAGGCGACAGCCATCGGCTACTCCCCCGACATCTGTTCCTACCTCACCTCGGACATCGGCGCCTACCTGAAAGGGTTCACCCCTCTGGCCAAGGCTTATCCGGGTATTGAGTCCGTACCCAAACCCGATGTCCTGGTTTACAACACCAACCAGTGTCGCGACGTGCAGGACTGGTTTGCCTGGTATGCAAGGGAATTCAAGGTCCCCTGCATCGGTATTACCTCTCCCAAGAATGTCAATGAAGTAACTGCCGCCCACATCAACGATGTTGCCGGTCAGATCGAGGCCCTGATCCCCATACTGGAGCAGATCACCGGAACGAGGCTGGATATGGCCAGGCTCCGGGAAACGGTGGCCCTTTCCCGGGAGTGCACCCAATTGTGGAAGGAGGTCCTGGAGACAGCCACGGCATCGCCTGCCCCGCTGACCTTCTTTGACGGTACCATCCACATGGGACCGGCGGTCGTCCTGCGGGGAACCCAGGAAGCTGTTGGCTATTACCAGGTTCTGCTGGCCGAACTGCGCCAGAGGATTTCTGCTGGTGTGGGGGCCGTGGAGGGGGAAGCTTTCCGTATCTACTGGGACGGCATGCCGATCTGGGGGCGGCTGCGCCAGCATTCGGAGCTTTTTTCCGGTCTCGGGACAGGCGTTGTCGCCTCCACCTACTGCAGCAGCTGGATCTTCCCGGCCTTCGACGACAGTGATCCCTTACGCAGCATGGCTAAAGCATATCTGGAACTCTTCATCGTCCGCTCCGACACCTACAAGGAAGGTTATATCAAGGCCATGCTCAACAAATTCGCCATCGACGGCATTATCTATCACGACGCCAAGACCTGTCCCTACAACTCAAACAGCCGTTACGGGCTGCACCAGCGTCTCGAAAGAGAAACCGGCATTCCCCACCTGGTTATTTCCGGCGATCTCAACGACATGCGCTGCGTTTCCGATGAACAGACCAAAACCAATGTCGAAGCTTTTATCGAACAGCTTGAGGAGGGTAATTAG
- a CDS encoding acyl-CoA dehydratase activase, whose protein sequence is MTNPVFIGLDIGASRTKVAVIDGKGTLLGHAVKKSGTDFSVTAAACLDISMEMAGATRPQVARAVTTGYGRANVPFITETSKTEIGCLANGCRHYFSGELSIIDIGGQDNKIIKLDSAGKRSSFKMNRKCAAGTGAFLEEMAARLDLPLEKMNELAGQSEEMVKLGSFCTVFSGTEVLESIRHGKKVADIVKGIFYSVIKRVLEMESLTEHVVMTGGVVAHNPHIVRMTEEMIGRPVMLPPFPQLTGAIGAALYALDDRSQGDSNG, encoded by the coding sequence ATGACCAATCCTGTTTTTATCGGGCTGGACATAGGAGCATCAAGAACAAAGGTTGCTGTCATAGACGGGAAAGGCACTCTGCTCGGCCATGCCGTCAAAAAGTCCGGGACCGATTTTTCCGTAACAGCCGCTGCCTGTCTGGACATTTCCATGGAGATGGCAGGAGCGACCCGCCCCCAGGTGGCACGGGCTGTTACCACCGGCTACGGCAGAGCCAATGTTCCCTTTATCACCGAAACAAGCAAGACGGAAATCGGCTGTCTGGCCAATGGCTGCCGTCATTACTTTTCCGGTGAGCTCTCCATCATCGACATCGGCGGTCAGGACAACAAGATCATCAAGCTGGACAGTGCCGGCAAACGCAGCAGCTTCAAAATGAACCGCAAGTGCGCCGCCGGCACCGGGGCTTTTCTTGAAGAGATGGCTGCCCGTCTCGATCTTCCCCTGGAAAAGATGAATGAATTGGCCGGCCAATCCGAGGAAATGGTCAAACTTGGCAGCTTCTGCACCGTTTTTTCCGGTACGGAGGTTCTGGAGAGTATCCGCCATGGCAAAAAAGTTGCCGATATCGTCAAGGGGATCTTCTATTCGGTGATCAAAAGGGTTCTGGAAATGGAATCCCTGACTGAGCACGTTGTCATGACCGGAGGGGTCGTAGCCCACAACCCCCACATCGTCCGAATGACGGAAGAGATGATCGGCCGCCCGGTCATGCTGCCCCCGTTCCCACAACTGACAGGTGCCATCGGCGCCGCCCTCTATGCTTTGGATGACAGATCTCAAGGAGACAGCAATGGCTGA
- a CDS encoding sigma 54-interacting transcriptional regulator, translating to MNATFNSAPSKGEDIFNNLEQLFELNQFGIAIIDCGLRYIAINDRMATMTDLPVKDHAGRTLREVDQMIARAVEPVVSRTITEGRAFVDLELVVHKPLPDRSIQEKFWLVCSYPLMSNDGTVYRCGLIVQDITEQKIKESVQAERLQVEAFLSNLSSAFINLSVSEVDRKIEEGLQKLVEFLGFERCSIWHLSPDGNSLHITHSFAMPGIKQPPPTIVGLIPVWISMIHGGETFRVSDIDELPDRFWSEKKYCKDQGGIKSIMFIPASIGGIIVGAITFVSYRVKREWPDELTQRLRLLWEIFANALERKRADQKIQNALAEIKQLKDRLEAENVYLRDQIHVEYKHEEIIGKSDAIRNVLVQIKQVASTGSTVLILGETGTGKELIARAIHNASPRMARAMIKVNCAALPGALIEAELFGHEKGAYTGAVSTQIGRFEAANGSTIFLDEIGELPLELQSKLLRVIQEGQFERLGNPKPIKVDVRVIAATNKSLVQAVKEGTFREDLYYRLNVFPISVPPLRERREDIPLLVWAMVEEFGKVFGKTIERIPKKNMDAMERYHWPGNIRELRNLVERAMILNNGASLVMDIQDGVSAATAQPMTIEGMERMHINSVLEKTGWRIRGRNGAAEILGMKPTTLNSRMKKLGIRRRHLSAETP from the coding sequence ATGAATGCCACATTCAATTCTGCGCCAAGCAAGGGTGAAGACATATTCAACAACCTTGAACAGTTGTTCGAACTGAACCAGTTCGGTATTGCCATCATCGATTGCGGCTTGCGCTACATAGCCATCAATGATCGAATGGCAACCATGACCGATCTGCCGGTAAAGGACCATGCGGGCCGGACGCTGAGGGAGGTCGATCAGATGATCGCCCGGGCTGTGGAGCCGGTAGTATCCCGCACCATTACCGAAGGCCGGGCGTTTGTGGATCTTGAACTGGTTGTGCACAAGCCCCTTCCGGACCGGTCTATCCAGGAAAAGTTCTGGCTGGTCTGCTCTTATCCCCTTATGAGCAACGATGGAACAGTTTATCGCTGTGGGTTGATAGTCCAGGATATCACCGAGCAAAAGATAAAAGAAAGCGTTCAGGCAGAACGACTGCAAGTGGAGGCTTTTCTCTCCAACCTTTCCTCCGCCTTCATCAATCTGTCGGTGAGTGAAGTTGACCGAAAAATCGAGGAAGGGCTGCAGAAACTGGTTGAGTTCCTGGGATTCGAGCGTTGCAGCATCTGGCATCTCTCACCCGACGGCAACAGTTTACATATCACCCATTCTTTCGCCATGCCCGGGATCAAACAGCCGCCACCGACCATTGTCGGCCTGATACCGGTCTGGATCAGCATGATCCACGGGGGAGAAACTTTTCGCGTTTCCGATATCGATGAACTGCCTGACCGATTCTGGAGCGAAAAAAAGTACTGCAAGGATCAGGGGGGCATAAAATCTATCATGTTTATCCCGGCAAGCATCGGCGGCATCATTGTCGGTGCCATCACTTTCGTTTCATACCGGGTCAAAAGAGAATGGCCCGATGAGCTTACCCAAAGACTCCGCCTGTTGTGGGAAATCTTTGCCAATGCCCTGGAACGTAAGCGGGCCGATCAGAAAATTCAAAATGCCCTGGCGGAGATCAAGCAACTGAAGGACCGCCTGGAGGCTGAGAACGTTTATCTCCGTGACCAGATCCACGTGGAATACAAACATGAGGAAATCATCGGCAAATCAGATGCCATCCGGAACGTCCTTGTCCAGATCAAGCAGGTGGCGAGTACCGGTTCCACGGTGCTTATCCTGGGTGAAACCGGTACCGGCAAAGAACTGATAGCCAGGGCGATCCACAATGCAAGCCCCCGTATGGCACGGGCAATGATTAAGGTCAATTGCGCCGCACTGCCCGGAGCACTTATCGAAGCGGAACTGTTCGGTCATGAAAAAGGAGCGTATACAGGAGCCGTCTCCACCCAGATCGGCCGCTTCGAGGCCGCCAATGGCTCGACCATTTTTCTCGATGAAATCGGCGAACTACCCCTGGAACTGCAGTCCAAACTACTGCGGGTCATTCAAGAGGGCCAGTTCGAGCGGCTGGGCAACCCTAAACCCATCAAGGTGGATGTGCGCGTTATCGCTGCCACAAACAAGAGCCTTGTTCAGGCAGTCAAAGAGGGAACCTTTCGCGAAGATCTTTACTACCGGCTCAACGTGTTCCCCATTTCGGTTCCGCCGTTGCGCGAGCGGCGGGAAGATATTCCCCTGCTCGTCTGGGCTATGGTTGAGGAATTCGGCAAAGTCTTCGGCAAAACCATCGAGCGCATTCCCAAGAAGAACATGGACGCCATGGAGCGCTACCACTGGCCGGGAAATATCAGGGAACTGAGAAATCTTGTAGAAAGGGCCATGATTCTCAACAATGGTGCATCACTGGTGATGGATATTCAGGATGGTGTCTCAGCTGCCACCGCTCAACCCATGACCATAGAGGGAATGGAGCGGATGCACATCAACTCTGTCCTGGAAAAGACCGGCTGGCGCATCCGGGGCAGGAATGGCGCTGCCGAGATCCTCGGCATGAAACCGACAACTCTCAACTCCAGAATGAAGAAATTAGGCATCAGAAGAAGACATCTGTCAGCTGAAACCCCGTAA